The following DNA comes from Patagioenas fasciata isolate bPatFas1 chromosome 34, bPatFas1.hap1, whole genome shotgun sequence.
CCGCAGTCGGAGCAGACGTAGGGTCGGGGTCCCACGTGGCTCTTCTGGTGGAGCAGCAGCGTGGAGTGGAGGGTGAAGCGGATCCCGCAGTGCGGACACTGGTGGGGCTTCTCCAGCGCGTGGTCCTTCTGCCGCTTCTTCAACGAAGAACCTTCCAGAAACACCTCTCCGGGGTTCACCCCGCGGCTCCGCAGCCGGGCGGCCACGCTGGAGCTTTTGGGGCGGTTCTCTGTATTTTTGGGGTGCGCGGCGCCCTCCGCGTGGCTCTTGCGGTGTTTGCTGAGCGACTTGGTGGCCatgaagctcttgccgcagtcGGGGCAGGCGTAGGGCCGCTCGCCGGTGTGGATGCGCCGGTGGATGATGAGGGTGGACTTGGAGGTGAGCGTCTTGCCGCAGTCCGGGCAGGCGAAGGCGCCGTTCTCCGTGTGCCTCTTGCGGTGCTTGTTGAGGGATTTGGTGGCCATGAAGCGCTTCCCGCACTCGGGGCAGCCGTAGGGCCGCTCGCCCGTGTGGATCCGCCGGTGCGTCACCAGCGCCGCGTTGGACGTCAGGGTCTTGCCGCAGTCGGGGCAGCGGAAGGCGCCGTTCTGCAGGTGGACCTGAGCACAGAACCACAGCAGTCAGGGCAGGATTGACCTCTGGGATCGTCTGCggtggagcaggagcacccagaggaGGTGGagccagctggtctcccatccaagtgctgaccggggccgaccctgcttagcttcccacatCACatgagatggggcgttctcagggggGTGTGGCTGCATAtattctatacatatatatataaattccccaagtatatcctgatagtatctgaactaaaccctttattcaagggcagagcagaggggcaggagaacctctctgacccagctggtctcccatccaagtgctgaccggggccgaccctgcttagcttcccagatcacatgagatggggcgttctcagggtgctggggctgcataTACTACATACACACGcgtatatatatctgtatatatggGTTCCTGAAgtgtatcctgatagtatctgcactaaaccctttattcaagtgcaggagaacctctctgacccactgaccagcCCCctttaacccaccccaggtcccattggccatCATGGtgtcccatccaagtgctgaccggggccgaccctgcttagcttcccaggtCACatgagatggggcgttctcagggggGTGTGGCTGCGtatattgattgattgattgattgattggatggatggatggataaatggatggatggatagatcgatagatagatagatataagtttcccaagtatatcctgacagtatctgaactaaaccctttattcaagtgtggagcagaggggcaggagaacctctctgacccagctggtctcccatccaagcactgaccggggccgaccctgcttagcttcccagatcacttGAGCAGGGGCGTTCTCAGGGGGGTGTggctatatatatctatatatatatgtatgtgtatatatatatatatatgttctccaagtatatcctgccccttttgcaagggcagagtagaggggcagaacctctctgacccactgagcacccccatTCCaggctggtctcccatccaagcaccgaccggggccgaccctgcttagcttcccagatcacatGAGATGGGGCGTCCTCAGGGTACTATGGCTGCATATAttatatacatctatatatataaGTGTCCCAAGTGTATCCTGATAGCATCTGCactaaaccctttattcaagggcaggagaacctctctgacccactgaccaccccctttaacccaccccaggtcccattggcttcctggtctcccatccaagcgctgaccggggccgaccctgcttagcttcccagatcagatgagatggggcattctcagggtgctatagCTGcgtacattatatatatatatatgtttcccaAGTGTATCCTGATAGTATCCGAACTAAACCCGTTATCCAacggcagagcagaggggcagcagaACCTCTCTGAGCACCCccattcccagctggtctcccatccaagcaccgaccggggccgaccctgcttagcttcccacatCAGATGAGCTGGGGCGtcctcagggtgctatggctgcatATAGTATATACATCTATACATATAAGTGTCCCAAGTGTATCCTGATAGCATCTGCACCAAACCCTTTCCTCAAGGGCACAGGGGTGTCAGAACCTCTCCGACCACCCCCTTCCAGCCCCCGTTGCCCACCTTGCGGTGCTTCTGCAGCGACTTGGCGGACGCGAACCTCTTCTCGCAGCCGCGGCACTTGTGCGGCCGCTGCCGGCAGCCGCGGCTCTCCCGGTGCTCGCGGAGCGCGGAGCCGCAGGCGAAGCTCCGCCGGCAGGTGGGGCAGGCGAAGCGCTTGTCCCCGACGTGGAGCTTCTGGTGGCGGGTGAGCGAGGCGGCGCGGCTGAAGCTCTTCCCGCACACCACGCACGCGTGTTTCTCGGGGGGTTTCCCCCCGCGGTGCCGCGCTCGCCTGCCCGGGTGGTTCCCGGAGGCGCCGTTTCGGGGCCTCCTCGCCGCGGGGTCGTCGTGGGGCTCGGGGGACGCGGAGCCCTCCGTGTCGCTCGTCCACGCGGGGTCTGCCCGGAAATGGATGATTTACACGGTTTTAGGCAAATCTTAAAGAGGAGGCGCCGAACGTGGGGTTGGTGGGGGAGGAGTGGGGTGGTTGTGGCAAAAATGGGGGCGTTGTGGGGACAAAAATGGGGTCATGGTGGTAGGAGAAGCGTTTGGTGCCTTTGGACAAATGGTTCCTCAGGGTGTTTGGATCCCCCCACGTTCCCAGTTCCCCCCAtatcctcccagttccccccgtttcctcccagtccccccagttcccagTCAACCCCATCACTGgtgtccccattttggggtggAAACCACGTTCTTCATCTCATGAGGTTGAGCAGGAACCACCACAAAATGGCTCCTCAGGGCGTttggacccc
Coding sequences within:
- the LOC139826043 gene encoding uncharacterized protein, yielding MEPQVPEPLHEVTVPSNVPSGVPRVPPPVWLPRLSSGEEDEDEEEGAARPVLRVWTGRRRRWRSSSSSRSDPAWTSDTEGSASPEPHDDPAARRPRNGASGNHPGRRARHRGGKPPEKHACVVCGKSFSRAASLTRHQKLHVGDKRFACPTCRRSFACGSALREHRESRGCRQRPHKCRGCEKRFASAKSLQKHRKVHLQNGAFRCPDCGKTLTSNAALVTHRRIHTGERPYGCPECGKRFMATKSLNKHRKRHTENGAFACPDCGKTLTSKSTLIIHRRIHTGERPYACPDCGKSFMATKSLSKHRKSHAEGAAHPKNTENRPKSSSVAARLRSRGVNPGEVFLEGSSLKKRQKDHALEKPHQCPHCGIRFTLHSTLLLHQKSHVGPRPYVCSDCGKGFRDATTLRRHHRIHTGEKPYECSYCQKSFRASSTLIIHRRIHTGEKPYKCTKCPKCFMSSSSLMKHLRTHLRKELLLGPSQ